Proteins encoded in a region of the Chryseobacterium piperi genome:
- a CDS encoding aldehyde dehydrogenase family protein, producing the protein MEELIENKLIKADKAFSEWKKVSFEERQKLIAKAADILKNNSEKFGEIITGEMNKPISQSIAEVEKSALMMDYYADAENILKPEKIESEYKFSEVHYIPKGVILGVMPWNFPFWQVLRFATPAILSGNTVVLKHASICFGSGNAIEQIFLEAGFPEGVFQNLEVGHKEVKAILEHDAVKGVSLTGSGKAGGEVASIAGLNIKKSLLELGGSDAFIVLDDADLDKAAKVGAQARLQNCGQTCVAAKRFIINEKVEAEFLPKFIEEYKKFVPADPMAKETKISGMARPDLADDLENQFNKALENGAEIIIPLERISENEFNPGLIRVKEGNPILQEELFGPLGMVMIAKDDEEALQMANDIPFGLSNSVWTSTEARQLFFIENLESGTVNINRMTSSDPRFPFGGTKGSGYGTELSLIALKEFVTPKTIVGN; encoded by the coding sequence ATGGAAGAATTAATTGAAAATAAACTTATCAAGGCGGATAAGGCTTTTTCAGAATGGAAGAAAGTGTCTTTTGAAGAAAGACAGAAATTAATTGCAAAGGCAGCTGATATTTTAAAGAATAATTCAGAGAAGTTTGGCGAAATTATTACCGGGGAAATGAATAAACCCATTTCACAGTCAATTGCTGAGGTAGAAAAATCTGCATTGATGATGGATTATTATGCGGACGCTGAAAATATTTTAAAGCCGGAGAAAATAGAATCTGAATATAAATTTTCTGAAGTTCATTATATCCCAAAAGGAGTTATTTTAGGAGTTATGCCATGGAATTTCCCTTTCTGGCAGGTATTGAGATTTGCAACTCCTGCTATTTTATCGGGGAATACGGTGGTATTAAAGCATGCTTCCATTTGCTTTGGAAGTGGTAACGCAATAGAACAAATATTTTTGGAAGCAGGTTTTCCGGAAGGCGTTTTTCAAAACCTGGAAGTAGGACATAAAGAAGTGAAGGCGATCCTTGAACATGATGCTGTAAAGGGAGTAAGCTTAACAGGAAGTGGAAAAGCAGGTGGAGAAGTGGCTTCTATTGCTGGTCTGAACATCAAAAAATCTCTGCTTGAATTAGGAGGGAGTGATGCATTCATCGTATTGGATGATGCAGATTTGGATAAAGCAGCAAAAGTAGGAGCGCAGGCAAGACTACAAAATTGTGGACAGACTTGTGTGGCTGCCAAGAGATTCATTATCAATGAAAAAGTTGAAGCTGAATTTTTGCCTAAATTTATTGAAGAATATAAGAAATTTGTGCCTGCAGATCCTATGGCTAAAGAAACGAAAATCAGTGGGATGGCAAGACCTGATTTAGCAGATGATCTGGAAAATCAGTTCAATAAAGCCTTAGAAAATGGAGCTGAAATAATTATTCCATTGGAGAGGATTTCTGAAAATGAATTTAATCCGGGATTAATCCGAGTGAAAGAAGGAAATCCAATTTTACAGGAAGAGCTGTTTGGACCTTTAGGAATGGTTATGATTGCTAAAGATGATGAAGAAGCGTTACAAATGGCCAATGACATTCCTTTCGGACTATCGAATTCTGTCTGGACAAGCACAGAGGCCCGTCAGTTATTTTTCATAGAAAATTTAGAATCCGGAACGGTCAATATCAATAGAATGACCAGCTCTGACCCACGTTTCCCTTTTGGAGGAACAAAAGGCTCAGGGTATGGGACAGAACTTTCATTAATTGCTTTAAAAGAATTTGTTACCCCTAAAACGATTGTGGGAAATTGA
- the pyk gene encoding pyruvate kinase codes for MNKYLKKTKIIATLGPASSSKEVMLGLMKAGVDVFRINFSHADYDLVRSNIDIIRELNKEHGYSVSILGDLQGPKLRVGVVKEGSYLNPGDILTFTNEKIEGDSTKVYMTYQQFPQDVNVGERILIDDGKLVLEVIETNQKDTVKAKTIQGGPLSSKKGVNLPNTNVSLPALTEKDIQDANFMLDMEVDWIALSFVRHAQDIIDLKELIKKHPNGKFKTPIIAKIEKPEGVKNIDEILLECDGLMVARGDLGVEVPMEEVPAIQKNLVEKARFYSKPVIIATQMMETMINSLTPTRAEVNDVANSVLDGADAVMLSGETSVGRYPIQVVENMAKIVQNIEKTNFYQHKNEPIEKDYNCIDERFITNRVCLAAVRIAKTTNVTAIVTLTHSGYTAFQLSAHRPNSHIIVYSGNKRVITMLNLLWGVHAYYYDMNKSTDETIIQVNMLTHNYGYIESGDFVININATPSYEGGKTNTLRLTTV; via the coding sequence ATGAATAAGTATTTAAAGAAGACAAAAATTATCGCAACGCTTGGCCCTGCATCATCATCTAAAGAAGTCATGTTAGGACTTATGAAAGCAGGTGTTGACGTTTTTAGAATAAATTTTTCACATGCAGATTATGACTTAGTTCGATCCAATATTGATATCATTAGAGAACTCAATAAGGAACATGGATACTCTGTAAGTATTTTAGGGGATTTGCAAGGTCCTAAATTAAGAGTAGGAGTCGTAAAGGAGGGATCATATCTTAATCCTGGAGATATCTTAACGTTTACCAATGAAAAAATTGAGGGAGATTCTACCAAAGTTTACATGACTTACCAACAGTTTCCTCAAGATGTGAATGTAGGGGAAAGAATCTTGATTGATGACGGAAAATTAGTTTTGGAAGTTATTGAAACCAATCAAAAGGATACGGTAAAAGCAAAAACAATTCAAGGGGGACCACTAAGTTCTAAAAAAGGGGTCAACCTTCCTAATACCAATGTTTCTCTTCCTGCTTTAACGGAAAAAGATATTCAGGATGCGAATTTCATGCTTGACATGGAAGTGGACTGGATTGCACTTTCTTTTGTACGTCATGCACAGGATATAATCGATTTGAAAGAATTGATCAAGAAACATCCAAACGGAAAGTTCAAAACTCCGATCATCGCTAAAATTGAAAAACCTGAAGGGGTAAAAAATATTGATGAAATCTTATTGGAGTGTGATGGATTGATGGTTGCCCGTGGAGACTTAGGAGTGGAAGTTCCTATGGAAGAAGTTCCTGCTATCCAGAAAAACCTGGTTGAAAAAGCAAGATTCTATTCCAAGCCGGTTATCATTGCCACTCAGATGATGGAAACCATGATCAATAGCTTAACTCCTACAAGAGCTGAAGTAAATGACGTGGCCAACTCTGTATTGGATGGAGCGGATGCCGTAATGCTTTCAGGAGAGACTTCTGTAGGGAGATATCCTATACAGGTTGTTGAGAACATGGCTAAAATTGTTCAGAATATAGAAAAAACCAATTTCTATCAGCACAAAAATGAGCCTATTGAAAAAGATTACAACTGTATTGACGAGAGGTTTATAACAAACAGGGTATGTTTGGCTGCCGTAAGGATTGCTAAAACAACTAATGTAACTGCAATTGTTACTTTGACCCATTCAGGCTATACAGCGTTCCAACTTTCTGCACACAGACCTAATTCCCACATTATCGTTTATAGTGGAAATAAGAGGGTAATTACCATGTTAAATCTACTTTGGGGAGTTCATGCTTATTATTATGACATGAATAAATCAACAGACGAAACCATTATCCAGGTTAATATGCTGACGCATAATTATGGCTATATTGAAAGTGGAGATTTTGTAATCAATATCAATGCTACTCCATCTTATGAAGGAGGGAAAACAAATACGCTGAGATTAACTACGGTTTAA
- the hutG gene encoding formimidoylglutamase — protein sequence MFQNIWQGRLDGEGLLFHRIFQRVKTESDYDAISAGDFVLHGFAVEEGVRRNKGRLGAKDAPDVIRKNMSNFPVILPDFSLLDFGDITCDDGNLENTQNTLAKNVSKVLLKGGKSLVIGGGHELTYAHYLGVKTAFPEQKIGIINIDAHFDNRQPEEGVGASSGTGFWQIAQEGKINSLHMGIQRNSNTLKLFDTAHQFGMKYILADELFFENLPSIYQRIEDLLNEVDVVYLTICMDVFNASIAPGVSASAYNGIFADAAFMHLYRRILKSEKLVALDVAEVNPSYDIQERTARLAASLVNEWFMI from the coding sequence ATGTTTCAAAATATTTGGCAGGGTAGATTAGATGGAGAAGGGCTCCTTTTTCATAGAATTTTTCAACGGGTAAAAACAGAAAGTGATTATGATGCTATTTCCGCAGGGGATTTCGTTTTACACGGATTTGCTGTTGAAGAAGGAGTCAGAAGAAATAAAGGAAGGCTTGGTGCTAAAGATGCACCGGATGTTATTAGAAAGAATATGTCTAATTTTCCGGTAATCCTTCCAGATTTTTCTCTACTTGATTTTGGGGATATTACCTGTGATGACGGCAATCTGGAAAATACCCAGAACACGCTTGCAAAGAATGTTTCCAAAGTTCTTTTGAAGGGTGGAAAGTCACTCGTTATAGGCGGTGGGCATGAATTGACTTATGCGCATTATCTGGGTGTAAAAACAGCATTTCCGGAGCAGAAAATAGGAATCATCAATATCGATGCTCACTTTGACAATCGACAGCCGGAAGAAGGGGTAGGAGCAAGCTCAGGAACCGGATTCTGGCAGATCGCTCAGGAAGGAAAAATCAATTCCCTGCATATGGGTATCCAAAGGAATTCCAATACCTTAAAATTATTTGATACAGCTCATCAATTCGGAATGAAATATATTCTGGCGGATGAATTGTTTTTCGAAAATCTTCCTTCGATTTATCAGCGTATTGAAGATCTCCTCAATGAAGTAGATGTTGTTTATCTTACCATTTGTATGGATGTTTTCAACGCATCTATTGCCCCGGGAGTATCTGCTTCGGCGTATAACGGGATTTTTGCTGATGCTGCTTTTATGCATTTATACAGACGTATTTTAAAGAGTGAGAAGCTCGTTGCCCTGGATGTAGCGGAGGTCAATCCTTCATATGATATCCAAGAGAGGACAGCGAGGTTAGCAGCAAGTCTTGTAAATGAATGGTTTATGATATAA